Proteins encoded by one window of Pecten maximus chromosome 15, xPecMax1.1, whole genome shotgun sequence:
- the LOC117343791 gene encoding uracil-DNA glycosylase-like isoform X3 → MEARLNDEYAKRTVYPPKHLVFNAFNLTPLEKVKVVIIGQDPYPTFGKVKKSFLAAKNPCPTFPMAMGLSFSVPKMFEIPPSLSNIFRNLEKEIPNYIIPSHGNLEEWADRGVLLLNATLTVAPNDANSHSKYGWKIFTDRVIQIINDKCDKVVFLLLGEDAHKMETKIDPKHRAVRAPHPVYYTFKDCQCFAEVNRVLCDLGIDEMDWSLTDELSF, encoded by the exons ATGGAAGCAAGACTAAATGATGAATATGCAAAAAGGACAGTTTACCCTCCTAAACACCTCGTCTTCAATGCATTCAATCTAACGCCATTAGAAAAG GTGAAAGTTGTCATCATCGGACAGGATCCGTACCCTACATTCGGCAAG GTGAAAAAATCCTTTCTTGCAGCAAAGAATCCGTGCCCTACATTCCCCATG GCCATGGGGTTGTCCTTTTCTGTGCCAAAGATGTTCGAAATTCCGCCATCGTTGTCGAACATCTTTCGGAATTTAGAAAAAGAAATTCCGAACTATATTATTCCTAGCCACGGAAATTTGGAAGAGTGGGCAGACAGGGGAGTGCTTCTCCTCAATGCTACACTAACAGTTGC ACCCAATGACGCTAATTCACATTCGAAGTATGGCTGGAAGATATTCACTGATCGTGTCATCCAAATTATCAACGACAAATGTGATAAGGTTGTGTTCCTGCTTTTGGGAGAAGACGCACAcaaaatggaaacaaaaatcGACCCAAAACACCGTGCAGTCAGAGCTCCACATCCGGTATATTACACTTTCAAGGATTGTCAGTGTTTCGCAGAGGTTAACCGAGTCCTATGTGATTTAGGCATCGACGAAATGGACTGGTCACTAACAGACGAATtgagtttttga
- the LOC117343791 gene encoding uracil-DNA glycosylase-like isoform X2, giving the protein MAYGPGSCSPSTFLTKGRWRDELNGEFNKTILYKDMEARLNDEYAKRTVYPPKHLVFNAFNLTPLEKVKVVIIGQDPYPTFGKVKKSFLAAKNPCPTFPMAMGLSFSVPKMFEIPPSLSNIFRNLEKEIPNYIIPSHGNLEEWADRGVLLLNATLTVAPNDANSHSKYGWKIFTDRVIQIINDKCDKVVFLLLGEDAHKMETKIDPKHRAVRAPHPVYYTFKDCQCFAEVNRVLCDLGIDEMDWSLTDELSF; this is encoded by the exons ATGGCCTACG GACCAGGGAGCTGTAGCCCGTCAACATTCCTAACAAAAGGGAGATGGAGAGATGAACTGAACGGTGAATTTAACAAAACGATACTTTATAAAGATATGGAAGCAAGACTAAATGATGAATATGCAAAAAGGACAGTTTACCCTCCTAAACACCTCGTCTTCAATGCATTCAATCTAACGCCATTAGAAAAG GTGAAAGTTGTCATCATCGGACAGGATCCGTACCCTACATTCGGCAAG GTGAAAAAATCCTTTCTTGCAGCAAAGAATCCGTGCCCTACATTCCCCATG GCCATGGGGTTGTCCTTTTCTGTGCCAAAGATGTTCGAAATTCCGCCATCGTTGTCGAACATCTTTCGGAATTTAGAAAAAGAAATTCCGAACTATATTATTCCTAGCCACGGAAATTTGGAAGAGTGGGCAGACAGGGGAGTGCTTCTCCTCAATGCTACACTAACAGTTGC ACCCAATGACGCTAATTCACATTCGAAGTATGGCTGGAAGATATTCACTGATCGTGTCATCCAAATTATCAACGACAAATGTGATAAGGTTGTGTTCCTGCTTTTGGGAGAAGACGCACAcaaaatggaaacaaaaatcGACCCAAAACACCGTGCAGTCAGAGCTCCACATCCGGTATATTACACTTTCAAGGATTGTCAGTGTTTCGCAGAGGTTAACCGAGTCCTATGTGATTTAGGCATCGACGAAATGGACTGGTCACTAACAGACGAATtgagtttttga
- the LOC117343791 gene encoding uracil-DNA glycosylase-like isoform X1 — MAYAGPGSCSPSTFLTKGRWRDELNGEFNKTILYKDMEARLNDEYAKRTVYPPKHLVFNAFNLTPLEKVKVVIIGQDPYPTFGKVKKSFLAAKNPCPTFPMAMGLSFSVPKMFEIPPSLSNIFRNLEKEIPNYIIPSHGNLEEWADRGVLLLNATLTVAPNDANSHSKYGWKIFTDRVIQIINDKCDKVVFLLLGEDAHKMETKIDPKHRAVRAPHPVYYTFKDCQCFAEVNRVLCDLGIDEMDWSLTDELSF, encoded by the exons ATGGCCTACG CAGGACCAGGGAGCTGTAGCCCGTCAACATTCCTAACAAAAGGGAGATGGAGAGATGAACTGAACGGTGAATTTAACAAAACGATACTTTATAAAGATATGGAAGCAAGACTAAATGATGAATATGCAAAAAGGACAGTTTACCCTCCTAAACACCTCGTCTTCAATGCATTCAATCTAACGCCATTAGAAAAG GTGAAAGTTGTCATCATCGGACAGGATCCGTACCCTACATTCGGCAAG GTGAAAAAATCCTTTCTTGCAGCAAAGAATCCGTGCCCTACATTCCCCATG GCCATGGGGTTGTCCTTTTCTGTGCCAAAGATGTTCGAAATTCCGCCATCGTTGTCGAACATCTTTCGGAATTTAGAAAAAGAAATTCCGAACTATATTATTCCTAGCCACGGAAATTTGGAAGAGTGGGCAGACAGGGGAGTGCTTCTCCTCAATGCTACACTAACAGTTGC ACCCAATGACGCTAATTCACATTCGAAGTATGGCTGGAAGATATTCACTGATCGTGTCATCCAAATTATCAACGACAAATGTGATAAGGTTGTGTTCCTGCTTTTGGGAGAAGACGCACAcaaaatggaaacaaaaatcGACCCAAAACACCGTGCAGTCAGAGCTCCACATCCGGTATATTACACTTTCAAGGATTGTCAGTGTTTCGCAGAGGTTAACCGAGTCCTATGTGATTTAGGCATCGACGAAATGGACTGGTCACTAACAGACGAATtgagtttttga